A genomic window from Coccinella septempunctata chromosome 9, icCocSept1.1, whole genome shotgun sequence includes:
- the LOC123320625 gene encoding fatty acyl-CoA reductase wat-like isoform X2 — MVNSQILNFYENANVFITGGTGFLGKILIEKLLRSTSVSTLYLLVRPKKGKDVETRIKNIFEDVIFQRLHEECPKFIHRIVGVSGDVSLPDLGISKTDRQMLTEKIDIIFHVAATMRFDENLKHAYCVNVKGAQEILKLGKDMKNLKSSMHVSTAFSNCHLEEIEERFYDQPIHYEEIGHVLEKMTESEADKHTKSIIGPWPNTYTYTKALAETMIRDSSGNLPIGIFRPSIVISTHKEPIEGWIDNLYGPTGVCAGVALGLLRVLLCDPHKKADLVPVDMCVAALIAAAWDTAQKNKTRSPEDIPIYNYVSMDNNMTWEEYCKINTMYGFKYPLSKCVWVHSLNFTRNVYMYMFLKLIYHLLPALLLDGVSTICFKNLGMLNMYRKIHKFSNVLSFFSTREWKFSNDNVIKLWNKLDDTERKLFFFDMKSLDLWAYYKTYFYGIRRYIMKDSVDSLEAAKRKQRIFAILHKILLVSLYFTASVLVWNLFQRFTVGEQKPCVDISNSIAL, encoded by the exons ATGGTGAACTCACAGATTTTAAACTTTTACGAAAACGCCAACGTCTTCATCACTGGGGGAACTGGCTTCCTTGGGAAGATACTGATAGAAAAATTACTTAGGAGTACATCAGTGTCTACTTTATACCTCTTGGTGAGGCCAAAAAAAGGCAAGGATGTAGAAACGAGAATAAAGAATATATTTGAAGATGTG ATTTTCCAAAGGCTGCACGAGGAATGCCCCAAGTTCATACATAGGATCGTGGGGGTGAGTGGAGATGTTTCTCTGCCCGATTTGGGGATATCCAAGACGGACAGACAGATGCTGACAGAAAAAATTGACATAATATTCCACGTAGCAGCCACGATGAGATTTGATGAGAATTTGAAACACGCCTACTGCGTGAACGTTAAAGGTGCTcaagaaatcttgaaacttgGGAAGGACATGAAGAATCTTAAG AGTTCAATGCATGTTTCCACAGCCTTCTCGAATTGTCACCTCGAAGAGATCGAGGAAAGGTTTTACGACCAGCCTATACATTACGAGGAAATTGGACATGTGTTGGAGAAAATGACTGAATCAGAAGCGGACAAACACACTAAAAG TATAATAGGACCATGGCCAAACACCTACACCTACACGAAAGCCCTAGCTGAAACAATGATCAGAGATTCAAGTGGAAATCTACCAATAGGAATTTTCAGACCCTCCATAG TTATTTCCACCCATAAGGAACCCATCGAAGGGTGGATCGATAACCTTTACGGACCTACTGGTGTATGTGCAGGGGTGGCTCTAGGATTACTGAGGGTCCTGCTGTGCGATCCACATAAAAAAGCCGATTTAGTACCTGTAGATATGTGTGTGGCTGCTCTGATAGCAGCGGCTTGGGACACAGCCCAAAAGAACAAGACCAGAAG CCCTGAAGATATACCTATTTATAACTATGTGTCTATGGATAACAACATGACTTGGGAAGAGTATTGCAAGATAAACACGATGTATGGGTTCAAGTACCCCTTGAGCAAGTGCGTCTGGGTGCACTCCCTTAATTTCACCAGGAACGTGTACATGTATATGTTTTTGAAACTGATCTACCACCTGCTTCCTGCCCTTTTGCTAGACGGGGTCAGTACGATATGCTTCAAGAATCTGGG GATGCTGAATATGTATAGAAAAATTCACAAATTCTCGAACGTTTTATCATTTTTCTCGACTAGAGAATGGAAATTTTCCAACGATAACGTGATCAAATTGTGGAATAAACTAGACGACACTGAAAGGAAATTGTTCTTTTTTGACATGAAATCTTTGGACCTCTGGGCGTATTACAAGACCTATTTTTACGGTATAAGGAGATATATCATGAAGGATTCGGTAGATTCGTTAGAGGCAGCTAAAAGAAAGCAGAGAAT ttTTGCCATCCTGCACAAAATTTTGCTGGTTTCACTCTATTTCACGGCGTCCGTCCTGGTTTGGAATTTGTTTCAGAGGTTCACAGTTGGTGAACAGAAACCCTGTGTAGATATTTCAAACTCAATAGCTTTATGA
- the LOC123320625 gene encoding fatty acyl-CoA reductase wat-like isoform X1 — translation MVNSQILNFYENANVFITGGTGFLGKILIEKLLRSTSVSTLYLLVRPKKGKDVETRIKNIFEDVIFQRLHEECPKFIHRIVGVSGDVSLPDLGISKTDRQMLTEKIDIIFHVAATMRFDENLKHAYCVNVKGAQEILKLGKDMKNLKSSMHVSTAFSNCHLEEIEERFYDQPIHYEEIGHVLEKMTESEADKHTKSIIGPWPNTYTYTKALAETMIRDSSGNLPIGIFRPSIVISTHKEPIEGWIDNLYGPTGVCAGVALGLLRVLLCDPHKKADLVPVDMCVAALIAAAWDTAQKNKTRSSPEDIPIYNYVSMDNNMTWEEYCKINTMYGFKYPLSKCVWVHSLNFTRNVYMYMFLKLIYHLLPALLLDGVSTICFKNLGMLNMYRKIHKFSNVLSFFSTREWKFSNDNVIKLWNKLDDTERKLFFFDMKSLDLWAYYKTYFYGIRRYIMKDSVDSLEAAKRKQRIFAILHKILLVSLYFTASVLVWNLFQRFTVGEQKPCVDISNSIAL, via the exons ATGGTGAACTCACAGATTTTAAACTTTTACGAAAACGCCAACGTCTTCATCACTGGGGGAACTGGCTTCCTTGGGAAGATACTGATAGAAAAATTACTTAGGAGTACATCAGTGTCTACTTTATACCTCTTGGTGAGGCCAAAAAAAGGCAAGGATGTAGAAACGAGAATAAAGAATATATTTGAAGATGTG ATTTTCCAAAGGCTGCACGAGGAATGCCCCAAGTTCATACATAGGATCGTGGGGGTGAGTGGAGATGTTTCTCTGCCCGATTTGGGGATATCCAAGACGGACAGACAGATGCTGACAGAAAAAATTGACATAATATTCCACGTAGCAGCCACGATGAGATTTGATGAGAATTTGAAACACGCCTACTGCGTGAACGTTAAAGGTGCTcaagaaatcttgaaacttgGGAAGGACATGAAGAATCTTAAG AGTTCAATGCATGTTTCCACAGCCTTCTCGAATTGTCACCTCGAAGAGATCGAGGAAAGGTTTTACGACCAGCCTATACATTACGAGGAAATTGGACATGTGTTGGAGAAAATGACTGAATCAGAAGCGGACAAACACACTAAAAG TATAATAGGACCATGGCCAAACACCTACACCTACACGAAAGCCCTAGCTGAAACAATGATCAGAGATTCAAGTGGAAATCTACCAATAGGAATTTTCAGACCCTCCATAG TTATTTCCACCCATAAGGAACCCATCGAAGGGTGGATCGATAACCTTTACGGACCTACTGGTGTATGTGCAGGGGTGGCTCTAGGATTACTGAGGGTCCTGCTGTGCGATCCACATAAAAAAGCCGATTTAGTACCTGTAGATATGTGTGTGGCTGCTCTGATAGCAGCGGCTTGGGACACAGCCCAAAAGAACAAGACCAGAAG taGCCCTGAAGATATACCTATTTATAACTATGTGTCTATGGATAACAACATGACTTGGGAAGAGTATTGCAAGATAAACACGATGTATGGGTTCAAGTACCCCTTGAGCAAGTGCGTCTGGGTGCACTCCCTTAATTTCACCAGGAACGTGTACATGTATATGTTTTTGAAACTGATCTACCACCTGCTTCCTGCCCTTTTGCTAGACGGGGTCAGTACGATATGCTTCAAGAATCTGGG GATGCTGAATATGTATAGAAAAATTCACAAATTCTCGAACGTTTTATCATTTTTCTCGACTAGAGAATGGAAATTTTCCAACGATAACGTGATCAAATTGTGGAATAAACTAGACGACACTGAAAGGAAATTGTTCTTTTTTGACATGAAATCTTTGGACCTCTGGGCGTATTACAAGACCTATTTTTACGGTATAAGGAGATATATCATGAAGGATTCGGTAGATTCGTTAGAGGCAGCTAAAAGAAAGCAGAGAAT ttTTGCCATCCTGCACAAAATTTTGCTGGTTTCACTCTATTTCACGGCGTCCGTCCTGGTTTGGAATTTGTTTCAGAGGTTCACAGTTGGTGAACAGAAACCCTGTGTAGATATTTCAAACTCAATAGCTTTATGA